A genomic segment from Polyangium mundeleinium encodes:
- a CDS encoding PEGA domain-containing protein, with protein MTMRRGRWWAAGLLVTGIWTSTPAAWAQGAPGKPATPDKGAAAPATPTPAPSPADADKESVRLFEDAKKAHKAFQWDKARDAALAAFKLKPDPAYGLILGQSELQTSKPRDAAEHLELFVREAKSATAIEKQAAQKLLDEAKLKLGTLVIHANVEGADVVVDGRAVGRTPLVAPVFVDPGSHEIEVKKFGFDPGKELLAVAPATESEMEFALAPLAAEPEKPEPEKKPKEEPKPPPLPSPKWRTYGMIGGAGLTVIGLGLGVGLTMMANSKSDEADQQLMILRQTTPTTSGLCGAGGFVPNAAGCAKLKDTLSSQDAAANGALAGYVIGGVAAIGTLGLFLLPRTPLGRKLMGVNVVPVLGAGQTGGMVVGSF; from the coding sequence ATGACGATGCGACGAGGGCGATGGTGGGCAGCAGGCCTGCTCGTGACGGGCATTTGGACCAGCACGCCGGCCGCGTGGGCGCAGGGCGCTCCGGGCAAGCCGGCGACGCCGGACAAAGGCGCCGCGGCGCCCGCGACCCCGACGCCGGCCCCGTCGCCGGCCGACGCCGACAAGGAATCGGTGCGCCTGTTCGAGGACGCGAAGAAGGCGCACAAGGCCTTCCAGTGGGACAAGGCGCGTGACGCGGCGCTCGCCGCGTTCAAGCTGAAGCCCGATCCCGCTTACGGCCTGATCCTCGGCCAGTCGGAGCTGCAGACGAGCAAACCGCGGGACGCGGCCGAGCACCTCGAGCTCTTCGTGCGCGAGGCGAAGTCGGCGACGGCGATCGAGAAGCAGGCGGCGCAGAAGCTGCTCGACGAGGCGAAGCTCAAGCTCGGGACGCTCGTCATCCACGCGAACGTCGAGGGCGCGGACGTGGTCGTCGACGGGCGCGCGGTGGGCCGCACGCCGCTCGTGGCGCCGGTCTTCGTCGATCCGGGCAGCCACGAGATCGAGGTGAAGAAGTTCGGCTTCGACCCGGGCAAGGAGCTGCTCGCAGTGGCGCCTGCGACCGAGAGCGAGATGGAGTTCGCGCTGGCGCCGCTGGCCGCAGAGCCGGAAAAGCCGGAGCCGGAGAAGAAGCCAAAAGAGGAGCCGAAGCCGCCGCCGTTGCCCTCGCCGAAGTGGCGCACGTACGGGATGATCGGCGGCGCGGGCCTGACGGTGATCGGGCTCGGGCTCGGCGTGGGCCTGACGATGATGGCGAACAGCAAGAGTGACGAGGCGGATCAGCAGCTCATGATCCTGCGGCAGACCACGCCGACGACGTCGGGCCTGTGCGGCGCGGGCGGGTTCGTTCCGAACGCGGCGGGGTGCGCGAAGCTGAAGGACACGCTCTCGTCGCAGGACGCAGCCGCAAACGGCGCGCTCGCGGGGTACGTGATTGGCGGCGTGGCGGCGATCGGCACGCTGGGGTTGTTTTTGCTGCCGCGCACGCCACTCGGCCGGAAGCTGATGGGTGTGAACGTCGTCCCGGTCCTCGGCGCAGGCCAGACGGGCGGCATGGTGGTCGGCTCGTTCTGA
- a CDS encoding sigma-54-dependent transcriptional regulator yields the protein MPSETTQGATKAPKAHVIVVDDEPALRRSLARVLLAEGFDVMTAEDGAAALTLLSTARAVDVVLLDVMMPGPSGMEVLARIKEQHPEVEVVMMTAFGDIDTAVAAVRQGAYNFLTKPFGPTETVALALMQAAEHKRLVDRTRLLEQRLVEHERFGELIGRSSRMQDVYRIALGAAPTTSTVLILGENGTGKELVARAIHQHSLRSDRPLRAINCGAIPETLVETELFGSMRGAFTGAQDRPGLFELADKGTVFLDEIGDLPLSAQAKLLRALAEGEIKRVGATEPKTVDVRVIAATNVDLKERIASGRFREDLYYRLAVIPVHLPPLRQRKEDIPLLAYHFLHKYARRSGRDIKRIGVEALRLLREQPWPGNVRQLENAIEHAVVMTRGDSILPSDLPFGRDEAPAEEDGAPGDTRAFWGDTLSELPFTQAKEKAAFAFERAYVERLLKRTSNNVSEAARQAGMDRSNFRRLMKKVRATSDDGAGDDDEG from the coding sequence GTGCCGAGCGAGACGACGCAGGGGGCGACCAAGGCGCCGAAGGCGCACGTGATAGTGGTCGATGACGAGCCGGCGCTGCGTCGCAGCCTGGCGCGCGTGCTCCTCGCCGAGGGCTTCGACGTGATGACGGCCGAGGACGGCGCCGCCGCGCTCACGCTGCTCTCGACGGCGCGCGCGGTCGACGTGGTGCTGCTCGACGTGATGATGCCCGGCCCGAGCGGCATGGAAGTGCTCGCGCGCATCAAGGAGCAACACCCCGAGGTCGAGGTCGTCATGATGACGGCGTTCGGCGACATCGACACGGCCGTCGCGGCCGTGCGGCAAGGCGCCTACAACTTCCTGACGAAGCCGTTCGGGCCCACGGAGACCGTGGCGCTCGCGCTCATGCAGGCCGCCGAGCACAAGCGGCTCGTCGATCGGACGCGCCTGCTCGAGCAACGCCTCGTGGAGCACGAGCGGTTCGGCGAGCTGATCGGCCGTTCGTCGCGCATGCAGGACGTCTACCGGATCGCGCTCGGCGCGGCGCCGACGACGTCGACGGTGTTGATCCTCGGGGAGAACGGGACGGGCAAGGAGCTCGTCGCGCGCGCGATCCATCAGCACAGCCTGCGGAGCGACCGGCCGCTCCGCGCGATCAACTGCGGCGCGATCCCCGAGACGCTCGTGGAGACCGAGCTCTTCGGCAGCATGCGCGGCGCGTTCACCGGCGCGCAAGACAGGCCGGGGCTCTTCGAGCTCGCCGACAAGGGCACGGTGTTCCTCGACGAGATCGGCGATCTGCCGCTGAGCGCGCAGGCGAAGCTCTTGCGCGCGCTCGCCGAGGGCGAGATCAAGCGCGTGGGCGCGACGGAGCCAAAGACGGTCGACGTGCGCGTGATCGCCGCGACGAACGTGGACCTGAAGGAGCGGATCGCGTCGGGGCGCTTCCGGGAGGATCTTTATTATCGGCTCGCCGTGATCCCCGTCCATTTGCCGCCGCTCCGGCAACGAAAAGAGGACATCCCGCTGCTCGCGTACCACTTCTTGCACAAGTACGCGCGGCGCAGCGGCCGGGACATCAAGCGGATCGGGGTCGAGGCGCTCCGGCTCCTGCGCGAGCAGCCCTGGCCGGGGAACGTGCGGCAGCTCGAGAACGCGATCGAGCACGCGGTGGTGATGACGCGCGGAGACTCGATCCTGCCCTCGGATCTGCCGTTCGGTCGCGACGAGGCGCCCGCGGAGGAGGATGGGGCGCCCGGCGATACGCGGGCGTTCTGGGGCGATACGCTGTCGGAGCTGCCGTTCACGCAGGCGAAGGAGAAGGCGGCGTTCGCGTTCGAGCGCGCCTACGTGGAGCGGCTGCTCAAGCGAACGAGCAACAACGTGAGCGAGGCGGCGCGGCAGGCGGGGATGGATCGCTCGAATTTCCGGCGGCTCATGAAAAAGGTCCGCGCGACCTCGGACGACGGCGCCGGCGACGACGACGAAGGCTAA